Below is a window of Undibacterium sp. YM2 DNA.
ACGCAAGGAAAAGCTGGAGCAATATGCGGCGCTGCTCAATACCCAGGGCAGCAATAACCAGCAAGAATGGCTGGAGCGTACCGCACCATTCCTGCATGACTGGCTGGTCGATGAGATCAAACGTGGCAGCTATGCCGAATCCCTGGTCCTGTTTGAACGCCTGTCAGGGCGTCAAGTGAAACAGGCCGAATACCTGTGGGCCAAAGCTGAAATACTGCGTTTGCGCAATCAGGACAAGGATGCTGACCTGGCACTGACCCAGTATCAGGCTGCCATCGCAGCAGGTAATGAACCTGCAGAAACACACCGTGGCATGGGTTTGATCTGGCGTCAAAAAGGCAATAAAGACCAGGCAAAACTATGCTTTGAACAATACCTGCAAAGTGCACCCGAAGCGGGCGATGCACTCATGATCAAAAGTTATATAGAGGATTTGAATACATGAATTTTTTTAAGAAACTCTCAGTCCTGGGCCTGGTGCTGGCATTAAGTGCCTGCGTCACCACAACCAAAGTAGAGTCAGGCACGCGCCTGATTGGCGACAAACTCACCCTGACGCTGGAAGGTGCCTGGAACCAGGTCAGTGCCAGTGGCATGAATGGTCCACACCGCGATACCTGGACCATGGAAGGTTTGCCGGTAGATAAACTGCTGGTGTATTCTGGCCTGCAAAGTGGCGAGCCTGTGCACCCGCCGGAAGAATCGAACAAGGATAAAAAAGTATTCGCATTTAAACCGGGCATGCAAAATGAACAGATCATTGCCTTGTTTGAAGGTGCACTGACGCGTGACAGCTCTACCTTCAAATTACTGAAAATGGAGCCCAGCCAGTTTGGCGGCACCAAGGGTTTTCATTTTGAATTCAGCCTCTTGCGCAAGCTTGATAATCTCGAAATCCTAGGCAGCGCAGATGTCTCTGTCGTCAACGGGCAACTGTATGCGATCATGTACCAGGCACCAAAACTGGTGTTTTACCCACGACATATAGAGCGTGTGAAGCGCATCGCACAAAGCGCAAGGATAGGATAAATAGCTTAATTAGCTTAAAAACAAAGCCGGCATCGCCGGCTTTGTTTTTACTTCTGTCTGACGCAAGCAATCAGCTACCATCCGCCTTGGCTGGTTTATCACCAGTACCGCGTACATTGATCTTGACTATGCTCTGCAAGAAGTCAAACCAGAACGGCGCCCCCAGGCTGACGGCAAACGCGGTGACCAGGCAACCCAGCAGCGCCATGCCGCAAGGGAAGCTGGCGAAGAAGCTTTGAAAGCCAAACATGGTCAGCACATCAGCAGTGATGGCCGGGGTTGTCGTTGCGCCCTTTTCTATGGCTGCTGCGGCAGCCGCTGCAGCCTGGTCCCTGAGCACAGGGCTGACCCACAAGGCGCTGCCAACGGCAAAGGCATCGAGCTTCATGCCCACGGACAGTATTGCTCCCAGGCCCAGGCTCAGGTAACCTGCGTAGCGCTTGTAGCGGCCAGACAGGCGGTCCATGGATTCATCAAACCAGGTGGCCACTTCCTGCTCTACCCTGGTGACATCACCCTGGGCGCGGCTGACGGCGAGTTGCAGCACGCTTTTCAGATTGCCGGCTGGTAAATTATCCACGGCAATATCAAGGCGGTTGAAAGCGTCTTTGGAAGCATCCCCTGCCCCACCCAGCACATGGATAGTGGCGGCAGCAAAACTGGTCGATGAAATATAAGAGAGTTTGCCATCGAGCGGCGATACCCGGGATGATTGACGATGGCCTGTATGACAGGATCAAGATTCTTTTTTTGCTCCAGCAATTCATTGATGCCGGAAGAGAGCGTATTGGCCCTGAGCTTCAAGGCCGTGGCAATGAATTCCTGTATTGCGGTGACGAACAGCGATACCGCAAGAAAAAACAGGGCGATACCGATGGCCGTTTCCAATACCTGGCTACCAAACATGATGAATCCTTTTCTCAATGTTGCCAACGGAGCTGTACAACAAGTTTGCTTAATAAGTTTGCTTAATAAGTTTGCTTAACAAATTTGATTAATGCAGACCTTGCATTGCTCCTGCGTTTTGTTATTCAAATTAAATTCATTTGGGTAAATTCACTTGGGATTAAGCAGTTTTGAGTCCCGCGTTGCAGCCTGTACCACTTTAACTACCTTGTCTGCGGCCTTGCTGCTCGCTATGCCTATCACCACTTTGTAAGCCTGCCGTGCCAACCAGCCAGCACTATCGACGTGGGCGGCCACCCGCAGCAACTTGTCTGCTCTCGCCTCTATCTGGTCTTCAAGGCTGTCTGGGTCGAACTTGCCCGGTATCTCGGGCGATGGCTGCTCAACCAGGGCAGAACCGTACAAGGGGATGATGGGAACCTCAAACTTGCCGCTGTTGGGCGGAGTCTCTACCTCCGGAGGTTTAAGCACATTGAACACGGCATTGTCCGGCTCCAGCGTAAACCAGGATTTTAAAAAAGCCTGGCAATTCCTGCGGCCCAGCATGTAGTCATGTTCACGGTATTGCCGCGAGAAAAAACCAAGGAAAGCCGCCAGGCCGGATGAGGCAATCGCATCACCACCCGTCAGTGCATCCCCCTTCGCATTCTTGCGACTGGGCGTGATCAAAAAGCGGCTAAAGTCACTGCCGTCAGTAAAAGCCGCCAGGTCCGCCGAGTTGAAGCGGTTATTCTGGATCAGGCAATTAATGGTGGGGAACAGGATGCTCACCAAATCAGCCTTGGGCAAGGCGGCAAAATTGGGTACGTCGGTAAACGGGTCTATCAGCACGATGGCACGGTTGACCATGCTGCCACTGGTTTCGCGGGTTGGTGCGATACCTGCCAGCACATCATGCGCGAGGCCTATCGGTGCATTGTCGGTGCAACCACCATCGAGAGAAACAAAGGCATATTTGCTGCCTGCATCGCTATCGGGCTGTACAAACAGTGACCATTCCGGCACCAGCCATTGCGGGCTGTAAACGCCCTGCCCGCTATTAGGCAGAATGTAGCGGTAAGCATAATGCCCGGCTGGCCTGGCGATCTGCACAGCAGGCAAACCCACAGGAAAAGCCGCCGTACCCAGCGCATAACTGGACATGCCAGACCAGGCCAGCATGTCCTGAGTCTGATTACCGACTTCAAAACTATCTGGCGCCAGCGCATATTGTGGTGTTGGCAGTGCGCCCTGGATATCAATGGCGAAGCGCACAAAATCAGCGTGATTGACAAAGTACTCGGCGCGCCCAGTCTGGCCAGAAAACATCTGCTTGTAAGGAATGCCCGCAACATTGGTATAAGTCAGTATCACCGGCAAAGGATTGGCCACATATTGCCGCGCTGCAGCCTCCCCGCTGTCAAATGAAATACCGCTGGCAGCCGCCGCTGCAAGAGGTTTGCCAGACAATAATGAAGTGATCGTCGTTGCGCCGTCAAGATCGTCAGTCGCCAGCAAACCGTCTATATCGATGGCATTGACCCATATCTGATAGAACGGATTCTTTGCCCTCAACTCAGGCGCGGTCTGCACACTCGCTGGCGGATAGACATAACTAAGGGCGCGTGACAACAGCACGGCATTGACGCCACCGCCAGAAGTACCAGTGACCACCCTGATCAAGACTTTGTGGCGTGGCACGGTTGGCGCACCGGGGTTGTCTTTGTCATCCTGCGCAATCGCCGCCGCCCAGGCATCCAGTGCCTCGATCAGAAAATCCAGCACCCCGGCTGTATAGCAACCTGCCGACACCGTGCCACCAAGCACCAGGGCCAGCTCAAATGTATGTGGAGCAGGCCCAGGCTGCGTCAGCGGGAATATCTTGTCAACGGCCACCTGTGGCGTAACTGGATAAGTTGCTTCAGACAAAATACACTCCTTGATGATAAGTGGCTGCATCTCAAAATTGACTCGCGCCCCCTCTCCAAAAAACCCGGCATGGGGATGGCAGCACAATGAGACATGCCCTGCTGTTGAGCACGGACATGTTCCACTTTAGCTGACGGATTTTTCAGAGAGATGACATTTTACAAACAAAGCAAAGATAACATTTGCTTACAAAAAAGTCACTTTATTCTAGATGGGTGTTGTGTGTATTCACACAGCTCCTGAGCTCCTGTGCAGGGCGATGTGAATTGATCGTCGATGGGGAGTGTCAAGCATTGACAATTGCGATCTGCAGTTCAGTCACCAAACCAGTCACTGATTATTCAACTTCAGGCAGGCCTGCACTCCTGCTTTTCAGTACCGCCGCAAACACCTGCGCCAGTTCTGCTGCATCTTCACCTGCATGGTGGGTATGCGGCAAGCCCTCAAGATTAAGCGCATATTTGATCTTGCCCTTGCGGCTTTCCACCCACTCACAGCCTGTCAGGCCCATCCAGTAGCTGCGCAAATCCACGCCCGAGCCGGTAGAGCCAAAGGGGCTCGCACCAACGTATCTCATGAAGTACCAGTGCACAAACATGCCATCCCACACCGCCGGTGCCGCCAGAAACACCGGCCTGCCTATCTTGCGCAAAGAATTCACCCAGTCATAAGCTGCTCGTA
It encodes the following:
- a CDS encoding exonuclease, producing the protein MTAENEKLPEIFIAVDVEADGPIPGPYSMISLGMAVAGHPELTFYTELKPISDEFDPAALAVSGLDRQHLIDHAPEAAVAIRAAYDWVNSLRKIGRPVFLAAPAVWDGMFVHWYFMRYVGASPFGSTGSGVDLRSYWMGLTGCEWVESRKGKIKYALNLEGLPHTHHAGEDAAELAQVFAAVLKSRSAGLPEVE
- a CDS encoding patatin-like phospholipase family protein; the encoded protein is MSEATYPVTPQVAVDKIFPLTQPGPAPHTFELALVLGGTVSAGCYTAGVLDFLIEALDAWAAAIAQDDKDNPGAPTVPRHKVLIRVVTGTSGGGVNAVLLSRALSYVYPPASVQTAPELRAKNPFYQIWVNAIDIDGLLATDDLDGATTITSLLSGKPLAAAAASGISFDSGEAAARQYVANPLPVILTYTNVAGIPYKQMFSGQTGRAEYFVNHADFVRFAIDIQGALPTPQYALAPDSFEVGNQTQDMLAWSGMSSYALGTAAFPVGLPAVQIARPAGHYAYRYILPNSGQGVYSPQWLVPEWSLFVQPDSDAGSKYAFVSLDGGCTDNAPIGLAHDVLAGIAPTRETSGSMVNRAIVLIDPFTDVPNFAALPKADLVSILFPTINCLIQNNRFNSADLAAFTDGSDFSRFLITPSRKNAKGDALTGGDAIASSGLAAFLGFFSRQYREHDYMLGRRNCQAFLKSWFTLEPDNAVFNVLKPPEVETPPNSGKFEVPIIPLYGSALVEQPSPEIPGKFDPDSLEDQIEARADKLLRVAAHVDSAGWLARQAYKVVIGIASSKAADKVVKVVQAATRDSKLLNPK